From Amphiprion ocellaris isolate individual 3 ecotype Okinawa chromosome 10, ASM2253959v1, whole genome shotgun sequence, one genomic window encodes:
- the LOC111588075 gene encoding unconventional myosin-VIIa-like isoform X2, which yields MLRKGEWVWVDSDIGVPIGARVKETPSGQHFLVDDEGKEQKLSLEQEASLRIMHPTSVEGVDDMIKLGDMTEAGLLRNLLLRHKQGLIYTYTGSVLVAVNPYKDYPIYSNDQVRLYQGRKLGELPPHIFAIAESCYFNMTRHLRNQCCIISGESGAGKTESTKLILQYLAAVSGELSEQQIEKQILESNPILEAFGNAKTIRNDNSSRFGKYLEIFFNKDGVIEGARVEQYLLEKSRVCHQALEERNYHIFYCMLAGITAEEKKNLSLGNAKEYKFLTKGDCILCEGRDDAKDYDRIHSALKILTFSEKQHQKILKLLAAILHLGNVSFEATTENNLETSDVSTSKHFSVAASLLEVPKSSLATSLTHRSFMTNKERVTKPLSSEQASDCRDALVKAIYNKLFIWIATKINSVIYKKLTNNPKKSYLSIGLLDIFGFENFEINSFEQLCINFANEKLQQFFVSHIFKLEQEEYLKEDIVWNNIKFSDNQSILDLLAGKPCNLLALIDEESHFPKGSDSTLLQKVNVQHKGSKVYIPSKSEHDTDFGICHFAGAVHYNSNGFLEKNRDAVSYDIIKMVDISTNELLHQIFENELSNNGPKMANNRKVIMTPKSSLRAKAEKRKQVPTLSGQFRQSLDSLMKALSACQPFFIRCFKPNNDKQSELFDRELCMRQLRYSGMMDTVRIRKLGYPVQHTFKDFLNRYRVLLNTTICNPKTKTAAACCEAICKATIEGKDEWKIGRNKIFLKDSHDAVLERLRETELSRVAVVIQRVMMMRKDRESFLRKRRAAVVLQKHWRAHRAQQVQRKVQRGFDRLTSMIRSRQLQLQYKRQRAAALTIQTQVRGYQARKEFKQKREALRLHQEEEDDVALELQRRLEDIAESQVTQEEPESSSESDSRNTSSSEHDSEDGTRPFQLIPPVIVVEPVSEDEMSGQEEETSFDPSELQEAIPRAWATPSPSLDEDEDEDENEFDDENDEFSFYKFSILHFQDADHKHITQRLKKSLLTHDDEADELACLTISWIILRFMEDIPEPKSADVLSQASSTMSRLVPQKQGRRLSNLVGLDQKILRRNKKKSESGNRKASTILEEPDNLTEDEDIMIGEGPTLYRQLSQLEKLHIIVGYAMSRPGIRDEIYCQICKQLVNNHNRRSRRLGWTLLSVCLGIFPPTNLFLKCLENFISKGLRDYKEYCSNRLYRVIANGERKELPCWVELQAAKSKAPIDASVTLMDGRSVDLPLESASTSAEVCQAVADQLGLKDTYGFSLYISLYEKMWSLNSCEKHVLDAVSQCEQEMRRQNKEEKDAPWRLSIRKEMFAPWHDCSLDPVSTDLIYRQVIKGIKNGEYMTDKEDECIQLAAMHYYIQFGSEYDRENVQSVVEECIPTHLIENKSMTKWIQLISSPLLQGPYARETQGRERVKGQLVEMARQKWTLDFSRFFEVTMMSGPPLPKSRFVVAVNWTGILFMERRDKRLREIPYLEVKKVSMMSENYVSAQHMTLTTFRGEFVLRSGEARSMAAVMEENVEGLRQRSVYALAQEAIKSDDPMFLVCKRGDLLLVDKDESSHDRDWIRARNERTGDSGAVYKRMIEYLPTLTKPTDAMLELLSPSQKKPFAPVNTLQEEETVAPVSLKEFAFEYFRSAGKDAGRPKGTGKEKLWASSREPLKQPLLKSLVRKSDLNHMACSAFIAIMKYMGDYPIKQMRSPMELTDLIFGPATQHKELQDEIYCQIMKQMTSNNNRLSMERGWQLLWMCTGLFPPSDNLMGHAQRFVESRRRDLLAAGCLQRLLEIHSKEPRKLPPHLAEVEAIQQNVMNIFHKVHFPNEKSDIFEVASTITIKDLCYSITSNLKLSSAEGYGLYLKTPTKMMSLEENRYFFDCLRQITSVPKKGKKVKEGSPANISTKVIFKRKLWFNVSPGKDIIADLTFHFPQEVPKYLHGFHNCTKENMITLGGLLFRAQVDSDRSQFVMIPRMLKGLVPADQLKIMVPEEWKKHIISSYNKQSGMTVQEAKITFLRTVSSWPAFGCDFYEVKQTCERSYPNPLWIGINKQGVSLIDPTSKELLVMHQFNRIIEYYSKGNSFTMTIGTLVRGNSFVCETSQADQMEDLIRSYVSMYERQIQDFRPRNAVNQLLFI from the exons ATGCTGAGAAAG GGGGAATGGGTTTGGGTGGACTCGGACATCGGGGTCCCCATCGGAGCCAGGGTCAAAGAAACACCATCAGGTCAGCACTTCCTGGTGGACGATGAGGGGAAG GAGCAGAAACTGTCCCTGGAGCAGGAAGCCTCCCTCCGGATCATGCACCCCACATCGGTAGAGGGGGTGGACGACATGATAAAACTCGGGGACATGACCGAGGCCGGACTCCTCAGAAACCTGCTGCTCAGACACAAACAAGGCCTCATCTAT ACCTACACAGGCTCAGTGCTGGTGGCAGTGAATCCATACAAGGATTATCCAATATATTCAAATGACCAG GTGAGGTTATACCAAGGTCGGAAGCTTGGGGAGCTTCCTCCACACATCTTCGCCATCGCCGAATCCTGCTACTTCAACATGACTCGCCATCTCAGGAACCAGTGCTGCATCATCAG TGGGGAATCTGGAGCAGGGAAGACAGAGAGCACTAAACTAATCCTGCAGTACTTGGCAGCAGTCAGTGGCGAACTCTCTGAGCAGCAGATTGAAAAGCAGATCCTGGAGTCCAACCCAATTCTTGAAG CTTTTGGAAATGCTAAAACAATCCGCAACGACAACTCCAGTCGCTTTGGGAAGTACCTGGAGATCTTTTTCAAcaaggatggagtgattgaagGTGCTCGCGTGGAGCAGTATCTTTTGGAGAAGTCTCGCGTCTGCCATCAG GCTCTGGAGGAACGAAACTACCACATCTTTTACTGCATGCTGGCAGGAATAAcagcagaggagaagaaaaatctGAGCCTCGGGAACGCCAAGGAGTATAAATTCCTTACAAAG GGTGACTGCATTCTGTGTGAAGGCAGGGACGATGCTAAAGACTACGACCGCATTCATTCTGCTCTGAAAATCCTGACTTTCTCAGAAAAGCAGCATCAGAAAATCCTCAAGCTGCTTGCAGCCATATTACATCTGGGAAACGTGTCCTTTGAGG CCACTACTGAGAATAACCTGGAAACCAGTGACGTTAGCACATCCAAACATTTCAGCGTTGCAGCGTCTCTACTGGAG GTCCCGAAATCTTCTCTGGCAACGAGTTTGACCCATCGCTCCTTTATGACCAACAAGGAAAGAGTGACTAAACCCCTGAGCTCCGAGCAGGCGTCTGACTGCAGAGACGCCTTGGTCAAG gCAATCTACAACAAGCTTTTCATATGGATTGCTACGAAAATCAACAGTGTCATCTATAAGAAGTTGACCAACAACCCCAAAAAGTCCTACCTGTCCATTGGCCTGCTTGATATCTTTGGCTTTGAGAACTTCGAAATAAACAG ttttgagCAGCTTTGCATTAATTTCGCTAACgagaagctgcagcagttcTTCGTGAGCCACATCTTCAAGCTGGAGCAGGAGGAGTACCTGAAAGAGGACATTGTGTGGAATAACATCAAGTTCAGTGACAATCAGAGCATCCTTGACCTTCTGGCTGGGAAACCCTGCAACCTGCTGGCTCTGATTGATGAAGAGAGCCATTTTCCAAAG ggttcagattCCACTTTGCTGCAAAAGGTGAACGTGCAACACAAAGGAAGCAAGGTCTACATTCCCTCCAAGAGTGAACACGACACAGATTTTGGGATTTGCCACTTTGCAGGCGCAGTTCACTACAACTCCAATG GGTTCCtggaaaaaaacagagatgCCGTCAGTTATGACATCATCAAGATGGTGGACATATCCACCAATGAGCTGCTGCATCAGATATTCGAGAACGAACTCTCAAACAATGGGCCGAAAATGGCTAACAACAGGAAAGTCATCATGACACCCAAGAGCTCTCTGCGG GCAAAGGCTGAGAAGCGTAAGCAAGTGCCGACGCTGAGCGGTCAGTTCCGTCAGTCTCTGGACTCCCTCATGAAGGCTCTGTCTGCCTGCCAGCCTTTCTTCATCCGCTGCTTCAAACCCAACAACGACAAGCAGTCTGAG CTGTTTGACAGGGAGCTGTGCATGCGTCAGCTCCGATACTCCGGCATGATGGATACCGTCCGTATCCGTAAACTGGGATATCCAGTTCAACACACCTTTAAGGACTTCCTGAATCGCTACCGGGTGCTGCTCAACACGACCATCTGTAACCCCAAAACT AAAACAGCTGCGGCCTGTTGTGAAGCCATCTGCAAGGCGACGATTGAAGGAAAGGACGAGTGGAAAATAGGCAGAAATAAAATTTTCCTGAAG gactcccATGATGCTGTCCTGGAGCGGCTGAGGGAAACGGAGCTCAGCAGGGTTGCCGTGGTGATCCAGAGGGTCATGATGATGCGCAAAGACAG agagtCTTTCCTGAGGAAGCGAAGGGCGGCTGTGGTGTTGCAGAAGCACTGGAGAGCTCACAGAGCTCAGCAAGTGCAAAGAAAG GTTCAGCGTGGCTTTGACCGTCTGACATCAATGATCCGTAGTCGGCAGCTTCAGTTACAGTACAAGAGACAGCGAGCAGCGGCGCTCACCATCCAGACCCAG GTACGAGGTTACCAGGCAAGAAAGGAATTTAAGCAGAAGAGGGAGGCCCTCCGTTTACaccaagaggaggaggatgacgtTGCCTTGGAGCTTCAACGGCGACTGGAAGATATCGCTGAGTCACAGGTGACTCAGGAGGAACCAGAGTCCTCATCTGAAAGTGATTCAAGGAACACGTCGTCCTCTGAACACGATTCAGAGGATGGCACACGTCCTTTCCAGCTAATACCTCCTGTAATAGTGGTGGAACCTGTATCTGAAGATGAG ATGTCAGGGCAGGAGGAGGAAACCTCTTTTGAcccctcagagctgcaggaagcCATCCCTCGAGCCTGGGCGACACCCAGCCCTTCACTGGATGAGGACGAGGATGAGGACGAGAACGAATTTGATGATGAAAATGACGAATTTTCATTCTACAAGTTCAGCATCCTTCACTTCCAGGACGCTGATCACAAGCACATCACCCAGAGACTCAAGAAGTCTCTCCTGACCCACGATGATGAGGCTGATGAACTG GCGTGTCTCACTATATCGTGGATTATTCTGCGCTTCATGGAGGACATACCAGAACCAAAATCAGCAGATGTGCTATCTCAGGCATCGAGCACCATGAGCCGTCTGGTGCCTCAGAAGCAGGGCAGGAGGCTGAGCAACCTGGTGGGACTGGACCAG AAAATACTGAGAAGGAACAAGAAAAAGTCTGAAAGTGGAAACAGAAAAGCCTCAACAATTCTTGAGGAG CCAGATAACCTGACAGAAGACGAGGACATTATGATTGGGGAGGGTCCGACGCTGTATCGGCAACTGTCCCAACTAGAAAAACTCCACATTATTGTTGGATATGCTATGTCGAGACCAGGCATTCG GGATGAGATCTACTGCCAGATCTGTAAGCAGCTGGTGAATAATCACAACAGGAGGAGTCGTAGGCTCGGCTGGACTCTCCTCTCCGTCTGTCTTGGGATCTTCCCTCCGACAAACCTGTTCTTGAAG TGTTTGGAGAATTTTATCAGCAAAGGGCTGAGGGATTACAAAGAGTATTGTTCTAATCGCCTATATCGTGTCATAGCCAATGGAGAAAGGAAGGAGTTACCATGTTGGGTAGAACTGCAG GCTGCCAAGTCCAAGGCGCCCATAGATGCATCTGTGACTCTAATGGATGGTCGTAGTGTCGATTTACCTCTGGAATCAGCCTCCACCTCCGCCGAAGTCTGCCAAGCTGTGGCTGACCAGCTGGGTCTCAAAGACACCTACGGATTCTCCCTGTACATCAGCCTCTATGAGAAG ATGTGGTCTCTGAACAGCTGTGAGAAGCATGTGTTGGATGCAGTGTCTCAGTGCGAGCAGGAGATGAGGAGGCAGAACAAGGAGGAGAAGGACGCCCCCTGGAGGCTCTCCATCCGCAAGGAAATGTTCGCACCGTGGCACGACTGTTCCCTGGACCCAGTCAGCACAGATCTAATCTACAGGCAGGTTATCAAGGGAATCAAGAACGGAGAGTACATGACTGACAAG GAGGATGAATGCATCCAGCTGGCAGCGATGCACTATTACATCCAGTTTGGCTCAGAATACGACAGAGAGAACGTCCAGAGTGTGGTGGAGGAGTGCATCCCCACCCACCTGATTGAGAACAAATCTATGACAAAATGGATCCAACTCATCAGCTCACCGCTCTTACAG GGGCCTTATGCCAGGGAGACACAGGGGAGAGAAAGAGTGAAAGGACAACTGGTGGAAATGGCCCGACAGAAATGGACGCTCGACTTCTCCAGGTTTTTTGAAGTTACAATGATGTCCG GACCTCCTTTGCCCAAAAGCAGGTTTGTTGTTGCAGTAAACTGGACTGGCATCTTATTCATGGAGAGAAGAGATAAGAGGCTCCGTGAGATTCCTTACCTAGAGGTAAAGAAGGTCTCCATGATGAG TGAGAACTATGTCAGCGCCCAGCATATGACTCTGACCACATTCAGAGGAGAGTTCGTCCTGAGATCTGGGGAAGCAAGAAGCATGGCAGCAGTGATGGAGGAAAATGTGGAAGGGTTGAGACAGCGTTCAGTGTATGCACTGGCTCAGGAAGCCATTAAATCAG ATGACCCCATGTTCCTGGTTTGTAAACGAGGTGACCTGCTGCTGGTAGACAAAGATGAATCCTCACATGACAGGGATTGGATCAGAGCTCGCAACGAGCGGACCGGTGACAGCGGTGCAGTCTATAAGAGAATGATAGAGTATCTGCCAACCCTTACCAAGCCCACGGATGCAATGCTG GAACTGCTCAGTCCGAGCCAGAAGAAACCTTTCGCCCCTGTAAATACACTTCAGGAGGAAGAAACAGTAGCTCCTGTTTCTTTGAAAGAGTTTGCATTTGAATACTTCAG ATCTGCAGGTAAAGATGCCGGTCGGCCGAAGGGGACCGGCAAGGAGAAACTGTGGGCGTCTTCCAGAGAACCTCTCAAACAGCCGCTGCTGAAGAGTCTGGTCCGTAAATCAGACCTCAACCACATGGCCTGCAGCGCCTTCATTG CTATTATGAAGTACATGGGCGACTACCCCATCAAACAGATGCGCAGCCCAATGGAGCTGACTGACCTGATCTTTGGTCCAGCCACACAGcacaaagagctgcaggatGAGATCTACTGCCAGATTATGAAGCAGATgaccagcaacaacaacag GCTGAGCATGGAGCGCGGGTGGCAGCTGCTGTGGATGTGCACAGGCTTGTTTCCGCCCAGTGACAATTTGATGGGACACGCTCAGCGCTTCGTGGAATCGCGACGGAGAGACCTGCTGGCTGCCGGCTGCCTGCAGAGGCTGCTGGAGATACACAG TAAGGAGCCCAGAAAGCTTCCACCCCACCTCGCAGAAGTGGAAGCCATCCAACAGAACGTCATGAATATCTTCCATAAAGTCCACTTTCCAAATGAAAAGAGTGAC atATTTGAGGTGGCGTCGACAATCACAATCAAAGACCTGTGCTACAGCATCACCTCTAACCTCAAACTGAGCTCAGCTGAGGGATATGGCCTTTACCTGAAAACGCCGACCAAG ATGATGAGCCTGGAGGAGAACAGATATTTCTTTGACTGTCTAAGGCAGATCACCAGCGTccccaaaaaaggaaaaaaagtgaaagaag GCTCTCCGGCAAACATTTCGACAAAGGTGATCTTCAAGAGGAAGCTCTGGTTCAATGTGAGCCCTGGGAAAGACATCATCGCAGATCTCACTTTCCATTTCCCGCAG GAGGTGCCCAAGTACCTGCATGGATTCCACAACTGCACCAAAGAGAACATGATCACCCTGGGCGGGCTGCTGTTCAGAGCCCAAGTAGACTCAGACAGGTCGCAGTTTGTCATGATTCCCAGGATGCTGAAGGGCCTTGTTCCTGCTGACCAGCTGAAGATCATGGTTCCTGAAGAATGGAAGAAG CACATCATCTCCTCGTACAACAAGCAGAGTGGCATGACGGTGCAAGAGGCCAAAATTACCTTCTTAAGAACTGTTTCCAGTTGGCCAGCGTTTGGCTGTGAC